The nucleotide window GTAACTTATTTCATTTCCTTCATTCTGTGATTGTGTCAAGTTATCCTTTGTTGTTCACTGTTAGCAgtgtattattttcttttaactcTAACACCCTCCCGATGGCAAGAGCTGTCCTCTGCTGTTTTATTAATTCACTATTGCTGATGTTTTTGCTGATTGATGATGTTCAGAGCTCAGTAAGGGGGTCCCTGGATGAGATGATTTAACCCCTCCATTCTATTGCCCACATTTCTTCTTCCATTCCAAAAATGTTGACAATGGAAATTGCCAACTATAGTTCCGTATCACCAGGaggtttttttctgttaaaagtGGCTTTAAGTACATATTACCTACTAAAGAGTGATGTAATGAAAGCTGAATAACCAAGAAGGGAAGTTGCATAGTGGTATTGGTGTTATTGTTACAGTGCACTAAGTTGATAGTGTGCTATTACAGTGAGTGTGCTAAGTTGACCAATCACAGGGGATGGCCTGTCCATTTACTACATAGACATCAATGCCCATGCCTGTATAATTAGCTACTAACTGTGTTATACTAACTGTATAATTAGTGATATGAGTGTCAGCTAATTCTCTCTAACCTGTAAGTCTGAATCCAACAGAAAAGCTACTGGATATCCATTGAGCTGACATTTAGGTAGGCCAATTCCAATTCCAGGTCTTTCCAATTAAGGGCACATTGCATTCCACAGTATAAGGACGTTTAAGTGCAGGTGGGTATTGTTGTGTTTGCATCATTTGGGAAGTCGCTTAGAGGTGGAGCTTACCAGCTGGGACTAGTGCTACAGTATACTCTggtatctgtccatccatcaaCAGAGACCAGATCCCGTTTACCTGAATTTTAGTCAGTTTCAACCACTTGACTGCTCTGTGTCctgtcaccacacacacaaagcaatgGTTACACTCCTGCAGGCTTTGTTCTGTACAGTttcttttgatttgattttacttttattgcaGCAAGCTTTCCTTCCCTTTTCCATGAAAGTTTGCCTAAAGGTGTTTGAGAGGGAGGAGATGACAGGGTTTGGGCTGATTGTGCAAGTGGAcaactgattattattaatgttataatataaaatgactTATGAGTTATCCTCATTCATTTAAGGCACCGTTTTATTTTCGGAGCTAGTAAAATAAAAGTACTCCTTATACCTCACTACTATAAAtccaaaataaacacaaaaatgatCACACAATGTATGTGCATGACAATTTATGTGCATCTTAATGCTCAAAAAGACACCgatgtcgccattaagactgtgcgtgttttcccgcgagatgctgcaatttagcgcgcggtgcgccgcgacttgccggaggcaacatttgggaatttaaaataaatgttttgtgcttcactgaacatccgccagatggcgcatggaaggactttatgaatgctgaagcaaacatgaattttattttgtattacaacagatatttcataatgaatgtgtgtatatgtgtttcatgttattttcataataataaaatgagatgcccaaattcgtgctttaaaagttttttataaagtttttctgatgtcttaacagggacaaaataatgaaagacatggcaatgcctcggtttaaatggtattgaaattaatttaatttcctgatagtacgctatctgatagtgttaactatgcgaatgtcctgattcgtgaatatagcaacatatcttatttaaaacattaaatattggCAGGGGGAAAtggcagaattgaggggtttaaaactatttaacaagactgagcagacgtctctgcccaaaatgtatttcgccagcaaaacagagaataaatagaaataaaatgtttatggtaccaatcaaatcagactttataattactttgagtgtaattcacaaatttactaaatatagtatgtttttatgtgtatacagcatgtgtttgtatgtgaatatattatataagtatgtgtttgtacgCGCGTCTCATATGTAACATTCATATTAAATGCAATTCATGATAACATGAAGAGTTTctgttgataagtgtatgtggataagttgataagtgtatgttgtcaaagtatttgtggacataaaattaggagaaaaatctcaattaaggatgtcttgaaacataatgcagtaagcATTTTAAGCCCGCAATCCTATTCACGTTAATTATCGCTAaccggcacgaataggcggcaaagggacggagcctacggagtgagcgagtagcgatagtagatttgggcgcacacccatcacaggcgcacgccgtcacagaaagtaaagttgagaatcacgatgctcaacatcccggagcccaaactccatttaaattaaattaacaaatattgtaagtaaataacaatagcccacgtttagaaaagcatttttatttagattgtaaaaaaataatcctgcatgtgttttaggtgttccagctgccactgttctggtGGCTCTGTCAGAGTCAGTCATTCTGTAACAaacctgtaaatttccatgtaaaacaggaacatctgtatgaataaattgatatgatgagttattgatcagtgacttatgtgaacgactcagttcagatgtaaggaaatgaaaagaaagtaaaaggctgcgctgtttgggggagggacgtgctaatgacaatttggtttgctgtgtgtgtgtgtgtatgagagagagagagagatgtcaaGAGGCCTTACATACTTACATACAAAAAGTCAAGAATTATTTAGTGAAACAGAGGatctgctgaaaaatgttaggcacatcagtcacttaaccccaaataaaaggtctttctgagtgttatgatatagttaaaataacagatgtacaaacggtgcgcactgaatactaaacctaagccaggcacgaggattaataaaccaagatagccacatagccattttttattttttaaataaaaataccaaagaatattattgtgtatagagtgtttaaaaacaatgcaatttatgctatcataaggataACCTCGATTTCTTCCATCCCAAggattaaaaatattaacaatgtcaactttagaatctagaatccagaagattaaaattacacaaatttaaatcactgaaagtcttcagaagagcctcagattcaagaggtttttttaaagtgtagagaggtgcattacagtttctctgaatgtataggtgagaacagctgattcacacctggggagggtgaatagtttgtatttgaatgttgtctggcattgtaaagctcACACAGTGACagtaaaagaacaacaacccaggattaatagggaTAAGAGGCccttactgcataaatattatttagtacaacaacattcctccgcgctcgggaaaacgTTTTGGTGCGGttaagcgctgattagactgtaggaaatgtaGGAAATTATGATGTGGGAAATTAAAAAGagagtttttatttagactataaaaaaattaacctggttctatttttaggcgtgccagctgccactttttacgtagttagaagttttcaatacaaatcttataatgcccacatgacatcaaacattccccttgttgatattttaactattaattttactattttaactattactatTACGTTTACttccaaataacattaaaacaaaaataaaacgttttatatatatatatatatatatatatatatatatatatatatactgtatatatatatatatatatattgttgacTACATTTGGGCCATGTAACGGTTTTGAATCTAagtgcacgggcggcaccatgaagcacggactCGAGGGGGTTAACAGAGGAGCATTCATAACCACTCTCGATTTTAGCTcctcctctcacacactctctctcttacacacacagaaccaGGAAGTTACTGTCAAAGAAAACGAAACTCAgacagtctctctctttctctctctctctccctctgtgacTTCAGGAAAATGGCAGAGGCCAGTATTTCAGTAGATCAGGATCAGTTcatctgtccagtgtgtctggatctCCTGAAGGATCCGGTGACTATCCactgtggtcacagtttctgtaaggtgtgtattaatggCTGCTGGAATCAGGAGGATCAGAAGGGCGTCTATAGCTGTCCTCAGTGCAGAGACACTTTCACTCCAAGGCCTGTTCTACGCAGAAACAACATGCTGGCTGAAGTGGTGGAGAAACtgaagaagaagactgaagtCCAAGCTGCTTCTCCTGCTCACTGTTACACTGGACCTGGAGAAGTGGAGTGTGATTCCTGCACCGGGAGAAAACACAAAGCTGTCAAGTCCTGTCTGACGTGTCTGGCTTCTTACTGTGAAACTCATATTACTCCTCACTATGAGTCTCCTGCATTTAAgacacataaattaacagaagctTCATTAAAACTACAAGAGAAGATCTGCTCTGAACATGATGAAGTGCTGAAGATCTACTGCCGTACTGATCAAACCTGTATTTGCTCCTTGTGCATGTTGGATAAACATAAAGGCCATGACGCTGTAACAGTTTCAGCAGAAAGAGCTGAGAAACAGGTGAGAACTAGAAAttgttaatatatacagtatatatgagcCTATATGGAAGCGttgccagtgtgtgttaatagggtggcttcagacttcaaactACGCACTTGAGTTTccagatatgtcaggtagaagaAAGGTTATCATGTTGCAAACATGTAGAACTcttaaaatgatgttttattgtggatacaaccaaaaacaaaaataaaaaatattaccaaataTTAAGAATATGATGacattttttgctcagtcacaTTTGTatagttcattaaaatgaaatcaaatttattttatcatataGTATATTTTGTGCtagaaaaaaatgtcactctatactgcacaatcctaaaCCCTATACACTAtgtaaaaaacagcaaaacaacacATTTCTTCCACTACACTCATTCTTTTTGTCAATTCATGTTTCAGTCAGTTATCAAATTAAAATGCAGCATTAATGGCCCCATTcagcaaaataattttaatttgtcttaaaatgaatGTGTTTGAATAATCATGCATTAATTGACTCAGAGTTAATCAGATCAGAATAATCAGATATTTGGATCATAAAGCATGAAGAGTTAGTGCAGTAAAGTGTTTAATGTATTTACCGTTATACAGACAAAGTCATGTCTCTTAACACCTTTAACTTCTACTTCTAATTCATTAGTCAGTATTTTGCACATGGACTATGAAGTAACAACAGCATTAAACAAAACCGagtgttaaataataatgtgtgtgcatTATGAAGAGCTTAATAACTGTTTTATCCCCAGACTGAGTTAATGAAGGAGAAGATAAAGTCATGTTTGTCATTGTAATCTTTTATACAAACCACATGTGGTCAAGTGATCATGGCTTTATGTCTCAACTCTTTAGTTAGTTATAAACATGCAGAAAACGCAACAAATATGTGGACAAGGCTGTGTTGTGGATTGatgatatacatatacacatacagtatacacaatatccattacattgttttatcctcagagtgagttaaaggagaagcagatgaaatcccaggagagaatccaggagaagcagaagatggtgcaggagctgaaacaggctgtgaacactataaaggtgagcagtgagcagagacagagctgctcctagaaacacacacaacatggacaacatggagtcatttagagtcgcagtaagagagggaatgatagatgagctttaaatcctgtgtgtgtgtgtgtgtgtgtgtttgtgtttgtgtgtgtcctaacAGCTGAGGGCACAGACAGCAGTGAAGGACAGTGAGAGgatctttactgagctgatcagctccatggagaaaaagcgctgggaggtgacggagctgatcagagctcaggagaagactgaactgagtcgagctgaacgactcctggagcaactggagcaggagattgctgatcttcagaggagactcactgagctggagcagctttcacacacacacgatcacatccagttcctccaggtaacactcactgtctgatctacacacacagctgttcctcacacactctctaaaacACCTCCTGTTAATGGAACAGTGAATGTCCTCTGATGTCACaagtgtgttttacatttaatctgCTTTCTGTAGGCTTTAGCTTCTGGACGTTGTTCTCCTCCAATTGAGAAACCAGACTTTCAGACATCCAGCATCAGTGTCCATCAACATCTCTCATTTGATCGAGTGAGGAATTCTCTCTCAGATCTAAAGAAGAGACTCGAGGAATTCTGTGAGGAGGAATTCAACAAAATCCCTCCACATGGTAAGAGGAGCTGTTCCTGCTGGAGAAACACAATGATGGACGTCTTTACTCGCTCTGTGAAGTCTTATTTCTTAGCAATGCTCCTGCTGACCTTCCTGCAGACAGTTTGAACTAAAatactgatttaaaatgaataaactgactgtatcactttaaactgtttccatcttttacaacctgatgatgctttttgtcttcatttccatttttctctccacagctgcagcagttcAGATCTTTTCACCACCAGAGCCACAGAGCAGAGAAGAGTTTCTGaaatgtacaaacacacacacacacgtgtgtccttgtgtgttcgtgtgtgtgtgtgtgtgtgagagagaaagaaagagtgaaaaatagagaaaaatgtatattacacacataaaaattatggataataataataataataataataataataataaagtactaTATCTTCCATTAGCAGAATAGAAAACACTAAATACTGacaaattggaataaataacagttttttatttctttagattaAAATCTGAATGAACATTGAGACATTTCTCTCTCAGATATCAGCGCACACAGACAGCTGTCTCACTCTtcacatgaatatacagtattctgtaaattaaacccaacatgttcacattgttcagtttgtttttctcttttattttagatttctgttatctgactctggatcccaacacGACACATCGTAACCTCATTCTGTCTGAGAAGAACAGAGTGGTGAGATTCagtgagagagagcagcagtactctgatcatccagagagatttACTTATTGGGAACAGGTGTTGtgtaaggagagtgtgtgtggacgctgttactgggaggtggagtggagcGGTGAGGATGTGTCCATATCAGTCTCATATAAAGACATCAGCAGGAAaggagagggtgatgagtgtaTGTTTGGACGCAACAATCAGTCCTGGAGTCTGTTGtgtttatcttcttcttctctctatTTCTATCACAACAACATTGAGACTGATCTCAGAGCTCCATCATCCtccagaataggagtgtatgtggatcacagtgcaggaactctgtccttctacagcgtctctgacacgatgaagctcctccacagagtccacaccacattcactcagcctctgtacGCTGGGTTTGGGGTCTACTGGTCTGACTCTCCTGTGAGATTGTGTGATCCAGAAtaaagtgtgtagtgttttgtgtaaaattcctGCACATTGTCACATTGTTGCTCAGTCatctgtctcactaacacacaatcCAGCTGCACAAACAGCTCAGTAATTTAACACAGCGACAATTAAAGAGTAAATATTAACACTgaatatagtttaataaaaataaacagatgtattattaaatgtattaaatgtattattataaagttgTATCTGTGTGAAGAGTCGTGGTGAGATTCGGCACATCAGACGTGATTTtagaataactttatatttacattattgacATTGTTTAAAACTGTCACATCTGCACCTCCACAGTCCGGGGGGTtaagatctgggtctccggaCTACTGAGACGCAGCTTTGtccccccctagtgtgtctatgtTGGTATGTCTCCCCATCACTAATCAtgttcacctgtgtctctcccctttGTGTCTACTTAAGCCAGTCGAACCTGGAGAATCACGTCCGTGCACTGTTATAGTCATGTTTGTTTGTCTCTAACCCTTCATCTTTGCATATTTCCTCCTCAGGGCTGAGTCAGAGTCTGCTAGCTCGGGGTAAGTTCTGTCATAGACAGACACGCTTTTTCGTCAAGTTCAAGTTTGAAAACACCAGACAGCGGGCTGGTAAGCCCTAGCGTATGTCTCTCTTTTGTTGGGAATTAATCTTCTAAGTATAAACATTCATCCGCCTGCAGACCCCGCCTGAGGAGGCTCGGAAGAAGCCTGTTGGGctgattttgttattttttgtgtgtttttgtttgatattgttaaaagaagaaaaagaaagagactgtcTGAAAAAATAAACTCTATATTCACCATTCCTGCGTTTGCGTCCTCTAAATCCATACCCAGAACATGACAAaaactgaccacacacacacacacacacatactaataaatgtatgaaaaataaaagaattcagTAATAAATCAATATCTGTGGTTTATTACTCACAAAGATTTTGCCCATTAATACATTCTGTGATATAAACTGTAGGAACTATGATGGAGGTGGGGACACTGGGACACAGAGACCAGTGGAACAGAGAAACATGAGCTCTTTTATTATCCAAAGCTAGGAATGTGGAGAATCCAGTGCAGGCGTCTTTGCAGTGCAGGGAGACAGTTGAGAAGCAGTGACTCAGGTGGCAGTGTAGAGTTACCTGTGTCAGTACACCAGTAAAGGCGGGGTGGCAGCCAAGTCGAGGCAGTGAGGCAGCCAGTTCTCTGTGGTCTGGTGTAGTAAAAGAATCAGTGTAACTATTTTTAGACAATAGGGTCAAGTCTGATCTGCAGCTACTCAGTGGCAACCTTCCTTCATTCATGTCATCCTGCAACACTTCTAGCGAGTCCTGTCCTAGAATTAGACCAAGAATTAGAATAACAGATCAACACCATCACTGAGAAAAGTGGTGTAGCTTAAAACCATTAATGTGTTTTAATCATTCCTTTGAATTACATAATAAAGTCTGTTAACAAATTTACcacatcatttttatttctaaaatacttaattttattcctaaaatgcatttctgtcaacttttcagaaaagcttggagtgagattttaaaaataagggcATTGGTTTTGCGCGCACATGCAACGTGATGCCCCCAGTGTGCACACCCGTACACTTTACACTGCATGGCTCAGGTTCTGTGTAGGAGGAGAAAAAATTactgcattgagtttaatcatacacaaaacagtgcatcactatttatatttacGGCAACATTTTTAGGGATAACACACTTGATTAAGAGAAAATCCTAATCAGAACCTAGAATCAAGTCacgaaataaaaacagaaataaataaataaaaaaagaatacacacacattcaactGTACAATCAATCATGAAGTGACggtaaggataaaaaaaaaaaaaagcaaaggaaataataataataataataataataataattataataaataagacCAATAATAGTGCCCCAGAAAAACAAAACTCCCTAGCTGTGTTAGAGAGGCGTCTGTTTGGCCACTTTAGTTTCACTAAACTGAAATATATACTCACTAAATAAACGTTGGCTTTTGCACAGTGAAAGTGCCGttgatgtgagcagctttatttcagtcataatacactcagattacacaaaaaaatcaacaacaaatACCAAAACACAAAGTGTAACATAATGACATCATTTTCATATTGTTAACACCTCCGTAATAGTTTGTTATAGTCAGTAGCgttattttaatttctctttatGATGGTACTGTTGTTACTGGTTTCATTATCATCTCTTTAGGGCTCAGTTAAATTCCAGTTATTGAAACTTTATTATGGACACAACACATCCTTATTTCATGTATTGCTCATGTCAAAATGTGTATCATCATGTATAAATGTGACCTGTCGTGGTTAAAGTTAAGTTAAAGTTctgaggtgcttatgttaccataaCAGGAaagtaaagttgttcagctgtggtagatctgatttattcaaacacaataataaagctttatatcctcaggaggggtcattacattgttttagcaatGATTTCACgaaagcgagttcagaactaatctaaagcactgtcacactaaaaaaacatccaaaaagttcagaagcttcagatagaatgaacgaactaatgaattttcttaaaacgttataaaattaagtagagctaaaTCCCTAAAGATTCTTATAAAATATTGCTGATTATCAATGCGGGAATAAATGGCAAATTGTCGATATTTCATggtagcatatatatatatatatatatataaatgaaacctgagatagttacatttCCACACCAAATGGCGCGATAGTATGtgcgatcccttgcgccatctgctgagagaaatgagaatcgcaggttggaaaaggcaggaaatgtcatgccgccgcgcagctgtcagcaatttcacataaataagagcaaaatagctttatactggcttttacctgtgtgattttgaaaatttaagcatgctgggtgattaagctcacagatctaggaaaggTCATGAAGGGAGGGTCCTGGATTTTGATCGAGTGTGgagtatttttttcccccatagcGGTCAAATGCCCAGTGCtctgcgcttctagtgttaaatcaCCAGAAATCAACACGTTACACGACCACACTAACAAGAAAACACTGAGGAGCTTTAATTTACCTGTGTGATACATGCACATTTAATGATACTTTGCTATTTACTAAACTTTGATGTAGGGTGAAAAGTGGTAAAGTGGGACAGTTAAGCTTAATAATTTATATCCTTGcatggatatgtttttattaaaaatcaacaATGAGTTCATCATTAGCAAgtatgtgataaaaaaataaataaatctgtggcTATGACATCACTTCCGGGATGTGGCACATCATATTTAACAACCATTTTCAGAAAGTGTCCCACTTTACCACTATTCACCCTAAATTTTGCTCCACTGCACGAGCACACTCCGTGGTATGAGATCACACTGCTTTTAGGTAACTGCCGTGACATTTTCAGGTAATTACACACTCGTGTTTCTTAAAGGGTCAGCGTTACATTTCCTCAATGAATTAAAACCCCAATAATACACACCACATATGCAGTGCATTCAAACAGGGGCACGAATAACCATTCCTGTGATTAACAGGTCGGCTTTTCAACCTGGTTACACATAATTttccaaataacaaaaaacaaaaaatagtatACATTTTAGGTGCCTGTTTTATGAGTAGTATTTTCTGATGCGTTATACATCTACTTTACTGCATTTCATGCAATTGTAAGTGTATTTTGAATCAATAAGTCAATGAGAATGCCTATTACTGCTGTGCTGACCGCCGCGCAAAACGACAGCGACCAAAATAACTCAGCTGCATTTCGTgtcatttgtgaaatgaccaccAGGTCCCCCTGTTCGCAGCAGTTACTTTTTATATGATAGAGAGTTTACTTGAGCAGAAGTGGACGATTTCAGCATATGGGGCTGATCATGACCTGCCAGCCACTTTGACAGCCAACCAGTGGGCTTTGCTAGAAAAAGCGGTTACTGTTTTGGCACCATTTGAAGAAGTAATTAAACAGATTAGCCCCTCCACCTCATCTGTAGCGGACGTGATCCCCTCACAGTTATAAAACGGCTACTTGCTCGAGAGAACCAGGAGGACACTGGTATAAAAACAATGGAAACCACCCTTCTTGAGGCCGTCAAGTAACGATTTGCAACCATCGAGGAAGAGCCCTTGTATGCAGTTGCAACTCTCTTGGATCCACGCTTCAAAGAGAggtatgtctttaaaaaaaaatcatgtccaTATTGATTATTGTCATTGCCATATTGAGTATATCAGTTCacttatgtattattttaaatggtactgtataattgctattttaagttttttttgtacctaataattcaataattacAGATGCATTAAGTCTGTTATAAGTAAAGGCTGCTTTGAAGAAGATTATCTATTTGTTACATGTATTTactgtttttcttattgtttctTTCAGATACTTTTCAAGTACAAACAACATCAAACATGCAAAGGATGCTCTGACAGTAGAAATGGAGAAAATTGAGAAGTCTACAACTGTAGCAGAGACAATAGTAGAAAACCCCAAGAAAAGGCCACGAATGGAAGTGCAGGTAGGTGGCAGCAGCAGTAGAGAAGGTAGCTTGAAGGGCCTGTTTGAGGACATCCTGCAGGAGCATGATGAGGAACATGCAGGTACAACTTTTAACTTCAGACGTATATGATGGAGCAAACTATCTCACGCTCAGACAGCCCATTCCAGTACTGGGCAGTCGACCAAGTTTGGTTTCCCACTCTGGCTGCCACTGCTGTTTCTCTGCGCCCCTGGTACTAGTGTGGGCAGTGAGAGACTGTTTAGCACAGCATCTAATAGTGTGGATGCAAGGAGAAACAGGctgggaggagagagagagcagaaatgCTCATTTTCCTGAAGAAGAACTTGCTACTGTTAGTGAAATTGTGAGCAATACTAAGTTTCCACAGCAGTGCGAACCTAGTTTAAGTTActtgaaatatttatattttcattctgGGTTTAATACTGCTCTTGTTGAAGCTTAACTTGTTCAGTTTAGGTTTATTTTTGTACTCTATTACTTAAGTCTATTATTTTACTACATTGTGGCTGCacttacttttttaaaggaCTACACAGATTGAGTACAACTTACTGTTGcactttttttgtacttttatatttaaaaactaaaatgccttttatttaacaaaattgtTTGTGCACTTTAAGCTTTAAAGagattattttcttatattattt belongs to Clarias gariepinus isolate MV-2021 ecotype Netherlands chromosome 2, CGAR_prim_01v2, whole genome shotgun sequence and includes:
- the LOC128507854 gene encoding E3 ubiquitin/ISG15 ligase TRIM25-like, translated to MAEASISVDQDQFICPVCLDLLKDPVTIHCGHSFCKVCINGCWNQEDQKGVYSCPQCRDTFTPRPVLRRNNMLAEVVEKLKKKTEVQAASPAHCYTGPGEVECDSCTGRKHKAVKSCLTCLASYCETHITPHYESPAFKTHKLTEASLKLQEKICSEHDEVLKIYCRTDQTCICSLCMLDKHKGHDAVTVSAERAEKQSELKEKQMKSQERIQEKQKMVQELKQAVNTIKLRAQTAVKDSERIFTELISSMEKKRWEVTELIRAQEKTELSRAERLLEQLEQEIADLQRRLTELEQLSHTHDHIQFLQALASGRCSPPIEKPDFQTSSISVHQHLSFDRVRNSLSDLKKRLEEFCEEEFNKIPPHAAAVQIFSPPEPQSREEFLKYFCYLTLDPNTTHRNLILSEKNRVVRFSEREQQYSDHPERFTYWEQVLCKESVCGRCYWEVEWSGEDVSISVSYKDISRKGEGDECMFGRNNQSWSLLCLSSSSLYFYHNNIETDLRAPSSSRIGVYVDHSAGTLSFYSVSDTMKLLHRVHTTFTQPLYAGFGVYWSDSPVRLCDPE